A genomic region of Streptomyces sp. R33 contains the following coding sequences:
- the dacB gene encoding D-alanyl-D-alanine carboxypeptidase/D-alanyl-D-alanine-endopeptidase, which produces MPLVKTWQLIAVSAVSGLALSVAAVAAAGPWDSGQRKAERDRAASWGLTGGADHGADHGGGAVPQAAPSAPGVLPGIGSGAALKAGSGVAATDPGRLAAALRPLLADPALGTVRTASVVDTATGQVLFESGPREAMTPASTIKIATATAALAALGPEHRIRTTVAPGADPGEIVLVGGGDPSLTAKKKSPAGSGGSLVALAADTAQALKAAGTDTVRLGYDDTLFTGPALHPIGENPNIALVTALAADEGRPDDSTSGPVERVEDPAKETARSFAALLKERGIKVSADPAKAKAPAGAQPLATTLSTPLAGLVERMLTNSDNDIAEVLARQTALASGQPASFEGAEKAVKDRLTGLGIDTAGARFADGSGLNRADKINTGLLTGLLAKAADPQKPELRPVLTGLPVAGFTGTLRTRNAGSSPAAGLVRAKTGTLNGVNSLAGTVVDPSGRLLAFAFLTANTTDAGAAEKGLDKLAAAVARAS; this is translated from the coding sequence GTGCCATTGGTCAAGACGTGGCAGCTCATCGCGGTGTCGGCCGTCTCCGGCCTCGCCCTGTCGGTGGCTGCGGTGGCCGCTGCCGGTCCTTGGGACTCCGGCCAGCGTAAGGCCGAGCGGGACAGGGCCGCCTCCTGGGGCCTTACGGGTGGCGCAGATCACGGGGCGGACCACGGCGGCGGGGCCGTTCCGCAGGCCGCACCCAGCGCCCCCGGGGTGCTCCCGGGCATCGGTTCGGGCGCCGCGCTCAAGGCCGGGAGCGGGGTCGCGGCCACCGACCCCGGGCGGCTCGCCGCGGCCCTGCGGCCGCTCCTGGCCGACCCCGCGCTCGGGACGGTCCGTACCGCCTCGGTCGTCGACACCGCCACCGGCCAGGTGCTCTTCGAGTCCGGGCCGCGCGAGGCCATGACCCCCGCCTCCACCATCAAGATCGCCACCGCGACGGCCGCGCTGGCCGCGCTCGGCCCCGAGCACCGGATCCGGACCACCGTGGCCCCCGGCGCCGACCCCGGGGAGATCGTCCTGGTCGGCGGCGGCGACCCCTCCCTCACGGCCAAGAAGAAGAGCCCCGCCGGATCCGGCGGCAGCCTCGTCGCGCTCGCCGCCGACACCGCCCAGGCCCTCAAGGCCGCCGGCACCGACACCGTGCGGCTCGGCTACGACGACACCCTCTTCACCGGGCCCGCCCTCCACCCGATCGGCGAGAACCCCAACATCGCGCTGGTCACGGCCCTCGCAGCGGACGAGGGCCGCCCCGACGACTCCACCTCCGGCCCCGTCGAGCGGGTCGAGGACCCCGCCAAGGAGACCGCCCGCTCCTTCGCCGCCCTCCTCAAGGAACGCGGCATCAAGGTCAGCGCCGACCCCGCCAAGGCCAAGGCCCCCGCCGGCGCCCAGCCGCTCGCCACCACCCTCTCCACCCCGCTCGCCGGGCTCGTCGAGCGGATGCTGACCAACAGCGACAACGACATCGCCGAGGTCCTGGCCCGCCAGACCGCCCTCGCCTCCGGACAGCCCGCGAGCTTCGAGGGCGCCGAGAAGGCCGTCAAGGACCGGCTCACCGGCCTCGGCATCGACACCGCCGGCGCCCGCTTCGCCGACGGCAGCGGCCTCAACCGCGCCGACAAGATCAACACCGGCCTGCTGACGGGGCTCCTGGCCAAGGCGGCCGACCCGCAGAAGCCGGAGCTGCGGCCCGTGCTCACCGGACTGCCCGTCGCCGGATTCACCGGGACCCTGCGCACCCGCAACGCCGGAAGCTCCCCGGCCGCCGGCCTCGTCCGGGCCAAGACGGGCACCCTGAACGGGGTGAACTCCCTCGCCGGGACCGTCGTCGACCCCTCCGGCCGACTCCTCGCCTTCGCGTTCCTGACCGCGAACACCACCGACGCGGGGGCCGCGGAGAAGGGCCTCGACAAGCTCGCGGCGGCCGTCGCCCGCGCCTCGTAG
- a CDS encoding threonine/serine exporter ThrE family protein, whose protein sequence is MAEADGAEDRKPTSDEAHSAFTPPPGIEPEPVDADQPTSEFAVPEGLPPVPAEPEGSAFAPPATYSAQNSPPAHLPGHGLPVSRMTESPWQDRMRTMLRMPVDVRPVPEAVHKHSETGPAVGRVLDLTLRIGELLLAGGEGAEDVEAAMFAVARSYGLDRCEPTVTFTLLSITHQPSLIDDPVSASRTVRRRGTDYTRLAAVYQLVDDISAHEIELSLEDAYRRLAEIRRNRHPYPSWVLTAAAGLLAGAASTLVGGGVFVFFAAAIGAMLGDRLAWLCAGRGLPEFYQFVVAAMPPAAIGVALKLTETDVRASAVITGGLFALLPGRALVAAVQDGLTGFYITASARLLEVMYLFIGIIMGVLVVLYLGLQLGASPKPEEVLQITQRPLIQIAASMVLVFTFAILLQQERSTVWIVTLNGGVAWVTFGALHYAGGIPPVPSTAIAAGLVGLFGQLFSRYRFASALPYTTAAIGPLLPGSATYYGLLLIAENRLNEGLGSLVNAAAIALAIAIGVNLGSETSRLFMRIPGAASAAKRRAAKRTRGF, encoded by the coding sequence GTGGCGGAGGCCGACGGGGCAGAGGACAGAAAGCCCACGTCCGACGAGGCGCACAGCGCCTTCACCCCGCCGCCCGGAATCGAGCCGGAGCCGGTCGACGCGGACCAGCCGACCTCGGAGTTCGCCGTGCCGGAGGGACTCCCCCCGGTGCCCGCAGAACCCGAAGGCTCCGCGTTCGCGCCGCCGGCCACCTACAGCGCCCAGAACTCCCCGCCCGCCCACCTTCCCGGGCACGGGCTCCCCGTCTCCCGCATGACGGAGTCCCCCTGGCAGGACCGCATGCGCACCATGCTGCGCATGCCGGTCGACGTACGGCCCGTCCCCGAGGCCGTGCACAAGCACAGCGAGACCGGGCCGGCCGTGGGCCGCGTACTGGACCTGACCCTGCGCATCGGCGAGCTGCTGCTCGCGGGCGGCGAGGGCGCCGAGGACGTGGAGGCCGCGATGTTCGCGGTGGCCCGCTCGTACGGGCTGGACCGCTGCGAGCCCACGGTCACCTTCACGCTGCTGTCGATCACCCACCAGCCCTCCCTCATCGACGACCCGGTCTCGGCGAGCCGGACCGTGCGCCGCCGCGGCACCGACTACACCCGCCTGGCCGCCGTCTACCAGCTGGTGGACGACATCAGCGCGCACGAGATCGAGCTCTCGCTCGAGGACGCCTACCGGCGCCTCGCCGAGATCCGCCGCAACCGGCACCCGTACCCCTCCTGGGTCCTCACGGCCGCCGCCGGGCTGCTCGCCGGGGCCGCCTCCACACTGGTCGGCGGTGGCGTGTTCGTCTTCTTCGCGGCCGCGATCGGGGCGATGCTCGGCGACCGGCTGGCCTGGCTGTGCGCCGGGCGCGGGCTGCCGGAGTTCTACCAGTTCGTGGTGGCCGCGATGCCGCCCGCCGCGATCGGCGTGGCCCTGAAGCTGACCGAGACCGACGTACGCGCCTCCGCGGTGATCACCGGCGGGCTGTTCGCACTACTGCCCGGGCGGGCCCTGGTCGCCGCCGTGCAGGACGGCCTGACCGGCTTCTACATCACCGCCTCCGCCCGGCTGCTGGAGGTCATGTACCTCTTCATCGGCATCATCATGGGCGTGCTGGTCGTGCTGTACCTCGGGCTCCAGCTCGGCGCCTCGCCGAAGCCGGAGGAGGTCCTCCAGATCACCCAGCGGCCGCTGATCCAGATCGCGGCCTCGATGGTGCTGGTGTTCACGTTCGCGATCCTGCTTCAGCAGGAACGTTCCACCGTGTGGATCGTGACGCTGAACGGCGGGGTCGCCTGGGTGACCTTCGGGGCCCTGCACTACGCGGGCGGCATCCCGCCCGTGCCCTCCACGGCCATCGCCGCCGGGCTGGTCGGCCTGTTCGGCCAGCTCTTCTCGCGCTACCGCTTCGCCTCGGCCCTTCCGTACACGACGGCGGCCATCGGCCCGCTGCTGCCGGGCTCGGCGACGTACTACGGGCTGCTGCTCATCGCCGAGAACCGGCTGAACGAGGGCCTCGGCTCACTGGTGAACGCCGCCGCCATCGCCCTGGCCATCGCGATCGGGGTCAACCTCGGCTCCGAGACCTCGCGGCTGTTCATGCGGATCCCGGGGGCCGCCAGCGCGGCCAAGCGCCGCGCCGCGAAGCGCACCCGCGGCTTCTGA
- a CDS encoding DUF397 domain-containing protein yields the protein MAAAELDGVTWQKSRHSNSQGSCVEFAKLPGGAVAVRNSRFPDGPALVYTPAEIEALLLGVKDGEFDHLIA from the coding sequence ATGGCAGCTGCAGAACTCGACGGAGTGACCTGGCAGAAGAGCAGACACAGCAACTCGCAAGGTTCCTGTGTCGAGTTCGCCAAGCTGCCGGGTGGAGCTGTCGCCGTGCGCAACTCGCGCTTTCCGGACGGGCCCGCGCTCGTCTACACGCCGGCCGAGATAGAGGCGCTGCTGCTGGGCGTCAAGGACGGCGAGTTCGACCACCTGATCGCCTGA
- the mrdA gene encoding penicillin-binding protein 2 yields the protein MSNIPETGRTPRVQNRLVVIQVVVFSLLLTLGGRLWYLQVRNGQEYTDEAKNNHTQQVVQPAVRGSILDSRGVPLADNETRMVVSASRTDLTRMKDKGKGVLTRLAGVLGLNPEDVVNSVRLCDAKTPKPCWNGSPYQPIPVTDEATTDQVLEIREHAEQFPGITAEPTALRRYAGPDGANTSQVLGYLSPVTDAEITKAKKTDSPYLRSDQVGRSGLERTYDKELRGKAGVTRYEVDNLGRVIGQAQADKPTPGSNVVTSIDSRVQAVAERELNNAMIEARKGYDKNTRRNYEADSGAVVVMEAKTGRIVAMASNPTYDPNAWVGGISAKDYASLTDKDSNYPLLNRAIQGQAAPGSIFKVVSSTAAVNAGYPFNGRYGCPSSYSVGSQNFTNFESQGYGDITIGRALEVSCDTVYYALADKEWKKDGGINPKKDPSDWFLKTAHEFGLGKATGIDLPNEVNGRVPDRQWKKDFFEANKAAWCRDGKKDGSYAEKIAYENCRQGNQLREGDAINYSIGQGDTLVTPIQMASIYAAIANGGTMHQPSVGKAIVSADGTSVKEIAPKEQGRLPMDAELRDDIDGALASVATTGSAAWRFGGWPQKQIPMHAKTGTAEVQGKQTTSWFASYTEDYAIVMTISQGGTGSGASGPAVRKIYEAMYGLDEKGGQDLSKALLPKPQTALPAIRPEGVAE from the coding sequence TTGAGCAACATTCCGGAGACGGGGCGCACACCCCGGGTCCAGAACCGCCTGGTCGTGATCCAGGTGGTCGTCTTCTCGCTGCTGCTCACCCTCGGCGGGCGCCTCTGGTACCTCCAGGTGCGCAACGGCCAGGAGTACACGGACGAGGCGAAGAACAACCACACCCAGCAGGTCGTCCAGCCCGCCGTGCGCGGCTCGATCCTGGACTCCCGGGGGGTCCCGCTGGCCGACAACGAGACGCGCATGGTCGTCTCCGCCAGCCGTACCGACCTCACCAGGATGAAGGACAAGGGCAAGGGCGTCCTGACCCGGCTCGCCGGCGTCCTGGGCCTCAATCCCGAGGACGTGGTCAACAGCGTCCGGCTGTGCGACGCCAAGACGCCGAAGCCGTGCTGGAACGGTTCCCCGTACCAGCCGATCCCCGTCACCGACGAGGCGACCACGGACCAGGTGCTGGAGATAAGGGAACACGCCGAGCAGTTCCCCGGCATCACCGCCGAGCCGACCGCCCTGCGCCGCTACGCCGGCCCCGACGGGGCCAACACCTCGCAGGTGCTGGGCTACCTCTCGCCGGTCACCGATGCGGAGATCACCAAGGCCAAGAAGACCGACTCCCCGTACCTGCGCTCCGACCAGGTGGGCCGCTCCGGCCTGGAGCGCACGTACGACAAGGAGCTGCGCGGCAAGGCCGGCGTCACGCGCTACGAGGTGGACAACCTCGGGCGGGTCATCGGGCAGGCGCAGGCCGACAAGCCGACGCCCGGCTCGAACGTCGTCACCTCGATCGACTCGCGCGTGCAGGCGGTGGCCGAGCGCGAGCTGAACAACGCGATGATCGAGGCCCGCAAGGGGTACGACAAGAACACGCGCAGGAATTACGAGGCCGACTCGGGCGCGGTCGTCGTCATGGAGGCCAAGACCGGCCGCATCGTCGCGATGGCCTCCAACCCGACCTACGACCCGAACGCGTGGGTCGGCGGCATCTCCGCCAAGGACTACGCGTCCCTCACCGACAAGGACTCCAACTACCCGCTGCTCAACCGCGCGATCCAGGGCCAGGCGGCCCCGGGCTCGATCTTCAAGGTCGTCTCCTCGACCGCCGCGGTGAACGCCGGGTACCCGTTCAACGGGCGGTACGGCTGCCCCAGCTCGTACTCGGTGGGCAGTCAGAACTTCACCAACTTCGAGTCCCAGGGCTACGGCGACATCACCATCGGGCGGGCCCTCGAGGTCTCCTGTGACACCGTCTACTACGCCCTCGCGGACAAGGAGTGGAAGAAGGACGGCGGGATCAACCCCAAGAAGGACCCGAGCGACTGGTTCCTCAAGACGGCCCACGAGTTCGGCCTGGGCAAGGCCACCGGCATCGACCTGCCGAACGAGGTGAACGGCCGGGTCCCCGACCGCCAGTGGAAGAAGGACTTCTTCGAGGCGAACAAGGCCGCCTGGTGCCGGGACGGCAAGAAGGACGGCTCGTACGCCGAGAAGATCGCGTACGAGAACTGCCGCCAGGGCAACCAGCTCCGCGAGGGCGACGCGATCAACTACTCCATCGGCCAGGGCGACACCCTCGTCACCCCGATCCAGATGGCGTCGATCTACGCGGCCATCGCCAACGGCGGCACGATGCACCAGCCGAGCGTCGGCAAGGCGATCGTCAGCGCCGACGGCACCTCGGTCAAGGAGATCGCGCCGAAGGAACAGGGCCGACTGCCCATGGACGCGGAGCTGCGCGACGACATCGACGGCGCGCTCGCCTCGGTGGCCACCACGGGCAGCGCGGCCTGGCGGTTCGGCGGCTGGCCGCAGAAGCAGATCCCGATGCACGCGAAGACGGGCACCGCGGAGGTCCAGGGCAAGCAGACCACCTCGTGGTTCGCCTCCTACACCGAGGACTACGCGATCGTCATGACGATCTCCCAGGGCGGTACGGGCTCCGGGGCCTCCGGGCCGGCGGTGCGCAAGATCTACGAGGCGATGTACGGGCTCGACGAGAAGGGCGGCCAGGACTTGTCCAAGGCCCTGCTCCCGAAGCCGCAGACGGCGCTGCCGGCGATCCGGCCGGAAGGCGTCGCCGAATGA
- a CDS encoding inorganic diphosphatase has translation MEFDVTIEIPKGSRNKYEVDHETGRIRLDRRLFTSTSYPADYGFVENTLGEDGDPLDALVILDEPTFPGCLIKCRAIGMFNMTDEAGGDAKLLCVPASDPRVEHLRDIHHVSEFDRLEIQHFFEVYKDLEPGKSVEGANWVGRAEAEAEIEASFKRLEAQGGH, from the coding sequence GTGGAGTTCGACGTCACCATCGAGATCCCCAAGGGTTCGCGGAACAAGTACGAGGTGGACCACGAGACCGGCCGGATCCGTCTGGACCGTCGCCTCTTCACCTCCACCAGCTACCCGGCGGACTACGGCTTCGTCGAGAACACCCTCGGTGAGGACGGCGACCCGCTGGACGCCCTCGTCATCCTGGACGAGCCCACCTTCCCGGGCTGCCTGATCAAGTGCCGCGCGATCGGCATGTTCAACATGACCGACGAGGCGGGCGGCGACGCCAAGCTGCTCTGCGTGCCGGCCTCGGACCCGCGCGTGGAGCACCTGCGCGACATCCACCACGTGTCGGAGTTCGACCGCCTGGAGATCCAGCACTTCTTCGAGGTCTACAAGGACCTGGAGCCGGGCAAGTCGGTCGAGGGCGCCAACTGGGTCGGCCGCGCCGAGGCCGAGGCCGAGATCGAGGCCTCCTTCAAGCGCCTCGAGGCGCAGGGCGGCCACTGA
- a CDS encoding ATP-binding protein has protein sequence MGTNGSTMLEPLRQGLPPVDPTAVSGSASCALPARFEAVRGARSFTRSTLCQWGLDDRFDDVALVVSELVTNALRHALPEDTRPATGGAGEPEASVRLHLMRWSTRLVCAVRDPSEDRPGGSFAPERTQENCDLESGRGLFLVDAYSDSWGWHPLAGRLTGKVVWALFMLHE, from the coding sequence ATGGGGACGAATGGATCGACCATGCTCGAGCCGTTACGGCAGGGGCTGCCCCCGGTCGACCCCACGGCTGTCTCCGGGTCCGCCTCCTGCGCTCTGCCCGCCCGCTTCGAGGCGGTGCGGGGCGCCCGTTCGTTCACCCGGTCCACCCTGTGCCAGTGGGGCCTCGACGACCGCTTCGACGACGTGGCCCTGGTCGTCTCCGAACTCGTGACCAACGCGCTGCGCCATGCCCTGCCGGAGGACACCAGGCCGGCGACCGGCGGCGCGGGCGAGCCGGAGGCCTCGGTACGGCTGCACCTGATGCGGTGGAGCACCCGGCTGGTGTGCGCGGTACGGGACCCCAGCGAGGACCGGCCGGGCGGGTCGTTCGCGCCGGAGCGGACGCAGGAGAACTGCGACCTGGAGTCGGGGCGCGGGCTGTTCCTCGTGGATGCGTACAGCGACAGCTGGGGCTGGCACCCGCTCGCGGGACGGCTGACCGGCAAGGTGGTCTGGGCGCTGTTCATGCTGCACGAGTAG
- a CDS encoding helix-turn-helix transcriptional regulator, whose product MAMGRAGQVTAEASGSVVRRILLGSQLRRLRESRGITREAAGYSIRASESKISRLELGRVSFKARDVEDLLTLYGVTDGAERESLLGLVREANAAGWWHSYGDVLPGWFQTYIGLEGAASLIRIYEVQFVHGLLQTEAYAQAVVSRGMPGATKAEIDRRVALRLERQKVLVSESAPVFHAVLDEAALRRPYGDRDVMRGQLEHLIEVSQRPNVQLQVMPFSFGGHAGESGAFTLLRFPESDLQDIVYLEQLTSALYLDKDEEVAQYERAMERLQADCPDPERTRDLLRGLLQLS is encoded by the coding sequence ATGGCGATGGGGAGGGCAGGACAAGTGACCGCAGAAGCAAGCGGTTCTGTGGTGCGCCGCATCCTCCTGGGCTCTCAGCTCAGGCGACTCCGAGAATCCCGCGGCATCACCCGTGAGGCGGCCGGCTACTCGATCCGCGCATCCGAATCGAAGATCAGCCGCTTGGAGTTGGGAAGGGTGAGCTTCAAGGCAAGGGACGTGGAGGACCTCCTCACGCTCTACGGAGTCACGGACGGCGCGGAGCGGGAGTCCCTGCTGGGACTGGTCCGCGAAGCCAACGCAGCCGGCTGGTGGCACAGTTACGGCGACGTGCTGCCCGGGTGGTTCCAGACGTACATCGGCCTGGAGGGCGCGGCCTCGCTCATCCGGATCTATGAAGTCCAGTTCGTCCACGGCCTGTTGCAGACCGAGGCCTACGCGCAGGCCGTCGTCAGCCGTGGCATGCCCGGCGCCACGAAGGCCGAGATAGACCGCCGCGTCGCGCTGCGCCTGGAGCGCCAGAAGGTGCTCGTCTCCGAGAGCGCCCCGGTCTTCCACGCCGTTCTGGACGAGGCCGCGCTGCGCCGCCCGTACGGCGACCGCGACGTCATGCGCGGCCAGTTGGAGCACCTCATCGAGGTCTCCCAGCGGCCCAACGTGCAGCTCCAGGTGATGCCGTTCTCCTTCGGCGGGCATGCCGGCGAAAGCGGAGCCTTCACCCTGCTGCGCTTCCCGGAGTCCGACCTCCAGGACATCGTCTATCTGGAACAGCTCACCAGTGCCCTCTACCTGGACAAAGACGAGGAAGTGGCGCAGTACGAACGGGCGATGGAGCGGCTTCAGGCCGACTGTCCCGACCCCGAACGGACCCGGGATCTTCTCCGCGGCCTGCTCCAACTGTCTTGA
- a CDS encoding aldehyde dehydrogenase family protein: MSIFDDLAHQYIDGEWLAGTGSWDIIDVNPYNGEKLAAITVATVEQVDRAYLGAERAQREWAATSPYARRAVLERALRITEEREKEIIEAMIDELGGTRPKAEYEVHLAKEFIRESIQLAIRPEGRILASPVAGKENRVQRLPVGVVTVISPFNFPFLVTLKSVAPALALGNAVVIKPNQNAPVVGGGVIAKIFEDAGLPAGLLNVLVTDIAEIGDALLTHPVPKVISFAGSDRVGRHVGSVAARHFKRTVLELSGNSALVVLDDADLDYAVDAAVFSRFVYQGQVCMAANRILVDASIAEEFTEKFTARVRSLKTGDPREADTHIGPLINSFQADALTALVDQAVESGAQALVRGSTRGNLVEPTVLAGLPEDSPLLGQEIFGPVALLVVFDGEDEAVRLTNATPYGLSGAVHTRDVERGVRFAQRIETGMIHVNDSTIGDEPLAAFGGEKSSGLGRLNGEATIEAFTTQKWISVQHGRTSFPF; the protein is encoded by the coding sequence ATGTCCATATTCGACGACCTGGCTCACCAGTACATCGACGGCGAATGGCTGGCCGGCACCGGTTCGTGGGACATCATCGACGTCAACCCGTACAACGGGGAGAAGCTCGCGGCCATCACCGTGGCCACCGTCGAGCAGGTGGACCGGGCCTACCTCGGCGCCGAGCGCGCCCAGAGAGAGTGGGCCGCCACCAGCCCGTACGCCAGACGCGCCGTCCTGGAACGCGCCCTGCGGATCACCGAGGAGCGCGAGAAGGAGATCATCGAGGCGATGATCGACGAGCTCGGCGGGACGCGTCCCAAGGCCGAGTACGAGGTCCACCTCGCCAAGGAGTTCATCCGCGAGTCGATCCAGCTGGCCATCCGCCCCGAGGGCCGGATCCTCGCTTCGCCCGTCGCGGGCAAGGAGAACCGGGTCCAGCGCCTCCCGGTCGGCGTCGTCACCGTGATCAGCCCCTTCAACTTCCCGTTCCTGGTCACCCTGAAGTCGGTCGCCCCGGCCCTGGCCCTGGGCAACGCGGTGGTGATCAAGCCGAACCAGAACGCACCCGTGGTCGGCGGCGGGGTCATAGCCAAGATCTTCGAGGACGCGGGCCTGCCGGCCGGACTCCTCAACGTGCTGGTCACCGACATCGCCGAAATAGGCGACGCGCTCCTCACGCACCCCGTCCCGAAGGTCATCTCCTTCGCCGGCTCCGACCGGGTCGGCCGGCACGTCGGCTCCGTCGCCGCCCGGCACTTCAAGCGGACCGTCCTGGAGCTCAGCGGCAACAGCGCCCTCGTCGTCCTCGACGACGCCGACCTCGACTACGCGGTGGACGCGGCCGTCTTCAGCCGCTTCGTCTACCAGGGCCAGGTCTGCATGGCCGCCAACCGGATCCTCGTGGACGCCTCGATCGCGGAGGAGTTCACCGAGAAGTTCACCGCCCGGGTGCGGAGCCTGAAGACCGGCGACCCCCGCGAGGCGGACACCCACATCGGCCCGCTGATCAACTCCTTCCAGGCCGACGCCCTGACCGCGCTCGTGGACCAGGCCGTGGAATCCGGGGCGCAGGCCCTCGTCCGCGGATCTACGCGCGGCAACCTGGTCGAGCCGACCGTGCTGGCCGGCCTCCCCGAGGACTCCCCGCTGCTCGGCCAGGAGATCTTCGGCCCGGTGGCGCTGCTGGTGGTCTTCGACGGCGAGGACGAGGCCGTACGGCTGACCAACGCGACCCCGTACGGTCTGAGCGGCGCCGTGCACACGCGGGACGTGGAGCGGGGCGTGCGCTTCGCCCAGCGGATCGAGACCGGGATGATCCACGTCAACGACTCGACCATCGGCGACGAGCCGCTCGCCGCGTTCGGCGGGGAGAAGTCCTCGGGCCTGGGCCGGCTGAACGGCGAGGCCACGATCGAGGCGTTCACCACCCAGAAGTGGATCTCGGTGCAGCACGGCAGGACGAGTTTCCCCTTCTGA
- a CDS encoding DinB family protein, translated as MVTHVPAESYGDERGALLSFAEAQRGALRRAVLGLTEEQAASRPSASELSLSGLLKHVAETELNWLRMAQQLPNERQRTKETWGDSFRLVEGESIPGILEFWDGVVEELEKFIRAVPSLDDTFPLPEAPWFPKEGRVSMRWLLLHLVEEHARHAGHADVIRESLDGKTAFELVAAANGDTWPPAR; from the coding sequence ATGGTCACTCACGTTCCGGCAGAGTCCTACGGCGACGAGCGCGGCGCGCTCCTGTCCTTCGCGGAGGCCCAGCGCGGCGCTCTGCGGCGGGCGGTGCTCGGCCTCACCGAGGAGCAGGCGGCGAGCCGCCCGAGCGCGAGCGAGCTGTCGCTGTCGGGGCTGCTGAAGCACGTCGCGGAGACGGAGCTGAACTGGCTGCGGATGGCGCAGCAGCTGCCGAACGAGCGGCAGCGCACGAAGGAGACCTGGGGAGACAGCTTCCGACTGGTCGAAGGCGAGAGCATCCCCGGGATCCTGGAGTTCTGGGACGGGGTCGTGGAGGAGCTGGAGAAGTTCATCCGCGCGGTGCCGAGCCTGGACGACACGTTCCCGCTCCCCGAGGCGCCGTGGTTCCCGAAGGAGGGCCGGGTCTCGATGCGCTGGCTGCTCCTGCACCTGGTGGAGGAGCACGCGCGCCACGCCGGCCACGCGGACGTCATCCGCGAGTCGCTGGACGGCAAGACGGCCTTCGAGCTCGTGGCCGCGGCCAACGGCGACACCTGGCCGCCTGCGCGCTAG
- a CDS encoding MerR family transcriptional regulator translates to MSYSVGQVAGFAGVTVRTLHHYDEIGLLSPSTRSSAGHRRYDDADLDRLQRILFYRELGFPLEEVAVLLDDPDSNPREHLRRQHALLSDRIARLQQMAEAVEHAMEAERMGINLTPEEKFEVFGDFDPDQYADEAHQRWGDTDAYKESARRAAAYTKEDWKRFQAEADEINRRFAELLDAGASAESDEAMDVAEEHRGWIDRNSYTCSHEMHTCLGEMYVADERFTAYYDTVRPGLAVFVRDAIVANAIRKA, encoded by the coding sequence ATGAGCTACTCCGTGGGACAGGTCGCCGGTTTCGCCGGAGTCACGGTGCGCACCCTGCACCACTACGACGAGATCGGCCTGCTCTCCCCGAGCACCCGCAGCAGCGCGGGTCACCGGCGTTACGACGACGCCGACCTCGACCGGCTGCAGCGGATCCTGTTCTACCGGGAGCTCGGTTTCCCGCTCGAAGAGGTCGCGGTCCTGCTGGACGATCCGGACTCGAACCCGAGGGAGCACCTGCGCCGGCAGCATGCCCTCCTGTCCGACCGGATCGCCCGGCTCCAGCAGATGGCCGAGGCCGTGGAGCACGCCATGGAGGCAGAGAGAATGGGCATCAACCTCACGCCCGAGGAGAAGTTCGAGGTCTTCGGGGACTTCGACCCCGACCAGTACGCGGACGAGGCGCACCAGCGCTGGGGCGACACGGACGCGTACAAGGAGTCCGCTCGCCGGGCGGCCGCCTACACGAAGGAAGACTGGAAGCGTTTCCAGGCCGAGGCGGACGAGATCAACCGGAGGTTCGCCGAGCTGCTGGACGCCGGTGCGTCCGCGGAATCCGACGAGGCCATGGACGTGGCCGAGGAGCACCGCGGCTGGATCGACCGGAACAGCTACACCTGCTCGCACGAGATGCACACGTGCCTGGGTGAGATGTACGTCGCGGACGAGCGCTTCACGGCCTACTACGACACGGTCCGTCCCGGTCTGGCGGTGTTCGTACGGGACGCGATCGTCGCGAACGCCATCCGCAAGGCGTAG